Proteins from a single region of Candidatus Hydrogenedentota bacterium:
- a CDS encoding CDP-alcohol phosphatidyltransferase family protein — protein sequence MTLANRITLFRLFMVPVFVALIASYTREQPWIRHAALVVYALAAISDALDGFVARAYNQKTKLGTLLDPLADKLMINIGFVFMAVNNQFATPVPLWFPAAILARDVMIVMGAYIINEFYGPVRIKPRITGKLTTCFQMSLVIAILIEARFAWGLMIATVVISAISYFDYMYTGIKQVGNEDER from the coding sequence GTGACGCTGGCAAACCGGATTACGTTGTTTCGTCTCTTCATGGTGCCGGTGTTTGTGGCGTTGATCGCCAGTTACACCCGCGAACAGCCGTGGATCCGGCACGCCGCGCTCGTCGTCTATGCGCTTGCGGCGATTTCGGACGCGCTCGACGGGTTCGTGGCACGCGCCTACAACCAGAAAACGAAACTCGGCACCCTGCTCGACCCGCTCGCCGACAAACTGATGATCAACATCGGTTTCGTGTTCATGGCGGTCAACAACCAGTTCGCCACGCCGGTCCCGCTTTGGTTTCCCGCCGCGATTCTTGCGCGCGACGTCATGATTGTCATGGGCGCCTACATCATCAACGAGTTCTACGGACCCGTCCGCATCAAACCCCGCATCACCGGCAAACTGACCACCTGTTTTCAGATGAGCCTCGTCATTGCCATTCTCATCGAGGCCCGTTTCGCCTGGGGACTCATGATCGCCACCGTCGTCATTTCAGCGATATCCTATTTCGATTACATGTATACTGGAATCAAGCAAGTCGGCAACGAGGACGAGCGATAA